In Agarivorans gilvus, one genomic interval encodes:
- a CDS encoding heme ABC transporter ATP-binding protein, translating into MSSPITSIRLSQLDFSLAQNQLFKQLNLSFYSGQHTALLGANGAGKSSLLKLICGDRQQQQGEITILGKPRQQWNKAELSRHLAVLPQSSELSFAFRVSEVVGLGLINSQLSYRDQQQLIKQQLQLMDIWHYRDTPYPQLSGGEKQRVHYARVTAQLANSQLEQQILLLDEPTSALDLNHQQAVMEHASKLSQQGATVVSVVHDLNLASRYCQRILLLKEGQICHDGSPEQVLTQSNIAQVFNYQAEILRHPQQAFPVII; encoded by the coding sequence ATGTCATCTCCCATCACCAGCATTCGACTGAGCCAGCTAGACTTTTCACTGGCGCAAAACCAGCTGTTTAAGCAGCTCAATTTATCCTTTTATTCTGGCCAGCACACCGCCCTACTGGGGGCTAATGGTGCCGGCAAAAGCTCGCTACTGAAACTGATTTGTGGCGATCGACAGCAACAGCAAGGTGAAATCACCATTCTGGGAAAACCCCGTCAGCAATGGAATAAAGCCGAGCTAAGCCGACATTTAGCGGTATTACCACAAAGCTCAGAGTTAAGTTTTGCTTTTCGCGTTAGCGAAGTGGTGGGCTTGGGTTTAATTAATAGCCAGCTAAGCTACCGTGACCAGCAACAGCTGATTAAACAGCAGCTGCAATTAATGGACATATGGCACTACCGCGACACGCCCTACCCGCAGTTGTCCGGCGGTGAAAAACAACGGGTTCACTATGCTCGCGTCACTGCGCAATTGGCCAATAGCCAGCTTGAGCAACAAATTTTGTTATTAGATGAGCCCACCAGCGCGCTGGATTTAAATCATCAGCAAGCGGTAATGGAGCATGCCTCCAAGCTTAGCCAACAAGGCGCAACGGTGGTGAGTGTGGTGCACGATCTTAACCTTGCCTCACGTTACTGCCAGCGAATTTTGTTGCTAAAAGAAGGTCAGATTTGCCACGATGGAAGCCCCGAGCAAGTGCTCACTCAGAGCAACATTGCTCAGGTATTTAATTATCAGGCCGAGATCCTACGCCATCCGCAGCAAGCCTTCCCAGTAATCATTTAA